In Acidobacteriota bacterium, one genomic interval encodes:
- a CDS encoding outer membrane beta-barrel protein produces the protein MRRLRLRLLPLLATPALFAAGPVAAQNGPYLGLEIGIGNGASMTLDGTDNDVATTCDAWIVPIDGTNAGCDPPASAWSSDIGSGAGMLGGLAFGYRFGNIRAELEYTHSALSYDATADLAATDDVTVDKAQQELEIAETRVETVQYESFFANVYWDFTPGARVSPYVGLGVGTADASIDYFNRWKRNGDPAAITTFAGHPDEESLRRIVAGTTTIANTKLQDSVSAYQLLAGVDFAVGDSVTLGVKARLVEYGDFESGRLPWDQLRSHHSSRGPGGADVLYVVSTGDLSMWGVSFGMKYSF, from the coding sequence GTGAGACGATTGCGATTGCGTTTGCTTCCCCTGCTGGCGACTCCGGCGCTGTTCGCCGCCGGTCCGGTTGCCGCGCAGAACGGGCCGTACCTCGGCCTGGAGATCGGCATCGGCAACGGGGCGTCCATGACGCTCGACGGCACGGACAACGACGTCGCGACCACCTGCGACGCTTGGATCGTGCCGATCGACGGCACGAACGCGGGCTGTGATCCGCCAGCATCGGCCTGGTCTTCGGACATCGGCAGCGGCGCGGGAATGCTGGGCGGTCTCGCGTTCGGCTATCGCTTCGGCAACATCCGCGCCGAACTCGAGTACACCCACTCGGCGCTTTCCTACGACGCGACTGCCGACCTGGCGGCGACCGACGACGTGACGGTGGACAAGGCGCAGCAGGAACTCGAGATCGCGGAAACGCGGGTCGAAACCGTGCAGTACGAGAGCTTCTTCGCCAATGTCTACTGGGACTTCACCCCGGGCGCGAGAGTCTCCCCGTACGTCGGTCTCGGTGTGGGCACGGCGGACGCGTCGATCGACTACTTCAACCGGTGGAAGCGGAACGGCGATCCGGCCGCCATCACCACGTTCGCGGGCCATCCGGACGAGGAGAGCCTGCGGCGGATCGTTGCGGGGACGACGACCATCGCGAACACCAAGCTCCAGGACAGCGTGTCCGCCTACCAGTTGCTCGCGGGCGTCGACTTCGCGGTCGGCGACTCGGTGACGCTCGGCGTCAAGGCCCGTCTGGTCGAGTACGGCGACTTCGAGAGCGGCCGGTTGCCCTGGGATCAGCTTCGGAGCCACCACTCGAGCCGCGGCCCCGGCGGGGCCGACGTGCTGTACGTCGTGTCGACCGGCGACCTGAGCATGTGGGGAGTCAGCTTCGGCATGAAGTACAGCTTCTAG
- a CDS encoding Gfo/Idh/MocA family oxidoreductase yields the protein MRTPKQLRVGIVGAGFLAETRARCWKQVVSASVAGVASRRRERAEDYAQRFDVPAVFDDLDAMLTSPAIDVVDLCVPNRLHREMTEAAAAAGKHVICTKPLTAYTGQDLPEDASDADVAGRDRREMLRVAEADARAMVEATRRAGVQLLYGENWIFAPAFRRALGLLEKADAVLLEMRGGECHSGSHSPYSRVWRHTGGGALIRLAAHPVGAMLHLKRVEGLWRSSKPVQPAWVSAETADLSAVAGVSAEELRIAGEWGEVENWGCAVIGFDDGSRAVAWGGDHVLGGMESGLDLFASNCRLRLSLSPNDMLSAYAPDGSVFDDAYIMEKIDSGAGWTTPMPDEDWTSGQLGMCQAFAANLLDGVAAESDGELGLEVVRVLYSAYVSAVEGRRVDYETNQGVLE from the coding sequence ATGAGGACGCCGAAACAGCTACGCGTAGGCATCGTCGGAGCGGGATTCCTCGCCGAAACCAGGGCGCGCTGCTGGAAGCAGGTCGTCTCAGCCAGCGTCGCCGGCGTCGCGTCACGCCGCCGCGAGCGTGCGGAGGACTACGCGCAACGCTTCGACGTGCCGGCGGTCTTCGACGACCTCGACGCCATGCTTACCAGCCCGGCGATCGACGTCGTCGATCTCTGCGTCCCGAACCGCCTGCATCGCGAGATGACCGAGGCCGCGGCCGCGGCCGGCAAGCACGTCATCTGCACCAAGCCCCTGACCGCCTATACCGGCCAGGATCTGCCGGAGGACGCGAGCGACGCCGATGTCGCCGGTCGGGACCGGCGCGAGATGCTGCGGGTGGCCGAAGCGGACGCGCGGGCCATGGTCGAGGCGACGAGGCGGGCCGGGGTGCAGCTTCTCTACGGCGAGAACTGGATCTTCGCTCCGGCCTTCCGCCGCGCTCTCGGGCTGCTTGAGAAAGCGGACGCGGTTCTGCTCGAGATGCGGGGCGGCGAGTGCCACAGCGGCTCTCACTCGCCCTACTCGCGGGTCTGGCGCCACACCGGCGGCGGCGCCCTGATCCGGCTCGCCGCCCATCCGGTCGGCGCCATGCTTCACCTGAAGCGAGTGGAAGGGCTGTGGAGGTCCAGCAAGCCGGTACAACCCGCCTGGGTCAGCGCGGAGACCGCCGATCTGAGCGCGGTCGCGGGCGTCTCGGCGGAAGAGCTCCGCATCGCGGGGGAGTGGGGCGAGGTCGAGAACTGGGGCTGCGCCGTGATCGGCTTCGACGACGGTTCCCGCGCCGTCGCCTGGGGCGGCGACCACGTCCTCGGTGGAATGGAAAGCGGCCTCGATCTGTTTGCCAGCAACTGTCGGCTGCGGCTCAGCCTGAGCCCGAACGACATGCTGAGCGCATACGCGCCCGACGGGAGTGTCTTCGACGACGCCTACATCATGGAGAAGATCGACTCCGGCGCCGGCTGGACGACGCCGATGCCGGACGAGGACTGGACCTCGGGCCAGCTCGGCATGTGCCAGGCGTTTGCCGCCAACCTGCTGGACGGCGTGGCGGCCGAGTCGGACGGCGAGCTCGGCCTCGAGGTCGTGCGGGTGCTGTACTCGGCGTATGTGTCGGCGGTGGAAGGACGGCGGGTCGACTACGAGACGAATCAAGGAGTACTGGAGTGA
- a CDS encoding TonB-dependent receptor, which produces MHFLRPRNSLLLAFLLLLPLPALARDGDVSGTVTDQTGAALPGVTVEAASPALADGPRSARTDTEGSFVIGGLPAGEYSVSFSLSGFDTLNRDGVSVSSVDGANLDVRLRIESLIQEVTVVGSKLGTGRQEFGVSVAHLGAERIDSDAIINVEDAFHRAANVYVGAAEQGGYAIRGVNNSGLESDHSNGTALASVLVNQLALAPRTSDHLNPSLFDAESVEILRGPQSTLQGPNSLIGSVLINYNRPAFDGYDGRVRVEGGGLDTERIQLMQNVELVDEILSARVVHEDRYIRGAVSNIVNDTDDRHRTDVETSRVLLALRPRADESLRFDLTWLRSDSDSIPWGYHMEDPARGITMEDRQQVWNREDAYPSKIDLLNLEAHIDLGERWALDAVVGASEFDGLQLFDADFTPWDILNVDAWSQDDVASQEIRASYRGAGVNLLLGAFHSQSDFGYGFTGAGFFPDGLGNIVPFNRTTRLTEDVEQTDFFGRVEWDATDRVHLTGGVRLSRDSRANVNFADNNGFITELDAETDFEQVLPSASVTFDVAQNTSLGASYARGFKAGGFAFGLLLGLAEPFDEEFTDNFELFLRHRTTDGRMILNANLYRIDWTDQQIPYTPPGGFPQFDSLVANAGESLLQGLEIETEVFVSNALSLFGSLGISDSEFVHFVLDGVDYAGRALPQAPSWSASAGLNWRSPTGWFAGGTLSYADDAYSELAAPEITRLKTRTLLDGRFGYRRGGWALYAWGKNLLDHQYERQLYNGAPFGLPGAYGIFGRPRSAGVGIDFNW; this is translated from the coding sequence ATGCACTTTCTTCGACCCAGGAACTCCCTTCTGCTCGCCTTCCTCCTTCTCCTGCCGCTCCCCGCGCTTGCGCGGGACGGCGACGTCTCGGGCACCGTGACCGACCAGACCGGCGCCGCCCTGCCGGGCGTGACCGTGGAGGCGGCAAGCCCGGCACTCGCCGACGGCCCCCGCTCCGCCAGGACGGACACCGAAGGGTCCTTCGTCATCGGCGGTCTGCCCGCCGGGGAGTACTCGGTCTCCTTCAGCCTCAGCGGATTCGACACCCTGAACCGGGACGGCGTGTCGGTCTCCAGCGTCGACGGCGCGAACCTGGACGTCCGCCTGCGGATCGAGAGTCTCATCCAGGAGGTCACGGTCGTCGGCAGCAAGCTGGGCACGGGCAGACAGGAGTTCGGCGTCAGCGTCGCCCATCTGGGGGCCGAACGCATCGACTCCGATGCGATCATCAACGTCGAGGACGCCTTCCACCGGGCGGCGAATGTCTACGTCGGCGCCGCCGAGCAGGGCGGCTACGCCATCCGCGGAGTGAACAACAGCGGCCTGGAGTCCGATCACTCCAACGGCACCGCGCTGGCATCCGTCCTCGTCAATCAACTGGCGCTCGCACCGCGCACGAGCGACCATCTGAACCCGTCACTGTTCGACGCCGAGTCGGTGGAGATCCTCCGCGGACCCCAGTCGACCCTGCAGGGGCCGAACTCCCTGATCGGGTCGGTTCTCATCAACTACAACCGGCCCGCGTTCGATGGCTACGACGGGCGCGTCCGGGTCGAGGGAGGCGGCCTCGACACGGAGCGGATCCAGTTGATGCAGAACGTCGAGCTCGTCGACGAGATTCTCTCCGCGCGCGTCGTCCACGAGGACCGCTACATCCGCGGAGCGGTCTCGAACATCGTGAACGACACCGACGACCGGCACCGCACGGACGTCGAAACGTCCCGCGTTCTGCTGGCCTTGAGACCGCGGGCCGACGAGAGCCTCCGGTTCGACCTCACCTGGCTCCGGAGCGACTCGGACTCGATCCCCTGGGGCTACCACATGGAAGACCCGGCGCGGGGGATCACGATGGAGGACCGGCAGCAGGTCTGGAACCGCGAGGACGCGTATCCTTCCAAGATCGACCTCCTGAACCTGGAAGCGCACATCGACCTCGGCGAGCGCTGGGCCCTCGACGCGGTCGTCGGCGCGAGTGAGTTCGACGGCCTGCAACTCTTCGACGCCGACTTCACGCCCTGGGACATCCTGAACGTCGACGCGTGGAGCCAGGACGACGTCGCGAGCCAGGAGATCCGCGCCTCGTACCGCGGCGCCGGCGTGAACCTGCTGCTCGGCGCCTTCCACTCGCAGTCCGACTTCGGCTACGGCTTCACAGGCGCCGGCTTCTTCCCCGACGGACTGGGCAACATCGTTCCCTTCAACCGGACGACCAGACTGACCGAGGACGTCGAGCAGACCGACTTCTTCGGACGGGTCGAGTGGGACGCGACGGATCGGGTGCACCTGACCGGGGGCGTCCGGCTCAGCCGGGACTCCAGAGCCAACGTCAACTTCGCGGACAACAACGGCTTCATCACCGAACTGGACGCCGAGACGGACTTCGAACAGGTGCTCCCATCCGCCTCGGTGACCTTCGACGTGGCCCAGAACACCTCGCTAGGCGCGTCGTACGCACGCGGCTTCAAGGCCGGCGGGTTCGCCTTCGGGCTCTTGCTCGGGCTGGCGGAGCCGTTCGACGAAGAGTTCACGGACAACTTCGAGTTGTTCCTGAGGCACCGCACCACCGACGGCCGCATGATCCTCAACGCGAACCTCTACCGGATCGACTGGACCGATCAGCAGATTCCGTACACGCCACCGGGGGGTTTCCCGCAGTTCGACTCGTTGGTCGCGAACGCCGGAGAGTCACTTCTTCAGGGCCTCGAAATCGAGACCGAGGTCTTCGTCAGCAACGCGCTGAGCCTGTTCGGGTCGCTCGGCATCTCGGATTCCGAGTTCGTCCATTTCGTCCTCGACGGCGTGGACTACGCCGGCAGGGCACTGCCGCAGGCGCCCTCGTGGAGCGCCTCCGCGGGTCTGAACTGGCGCTCGCCGACGGGCTGGTTCGCCGGCGGAACGCTGAGCTACGCCGACGACGCCTACAGCGAACTGGCGGCGCCGGAGATCACGCGGCTGAAGACCCGGACGCTGCTCGACGGCCGGTTCGGCTACCGGCGCGGCGGCTGGGCGCTCTACGCCTGGGGCAAGAACCTGCTCGACCACCAGTACGAACGCCAGTTGTACAACGGCGCGCCGTTCGGACTGCCGGGCGCCTACGGCATCTTCGGTCGGCCGCGGTCGGCCGGTGTCGGCATCGACTTCAACTGGTAA
- a CDS encoding ABC transporter ATP-binding protein — translation MPQKNEGLEVTGLNKTYPGGIRALEDVDLTVEPGLYGLLGPNGAGKSTLMRTLATLQAPDSGTILLDGVDVLADPDYLRRRLGYLPQQIGTYPTVTGRQLLDRFANLKGRTNASERRREVAGLLEQVNLSQDADRAVATYSGGMLRRFGIAIALAGDPRLLIVDEPTSGLDPAERSRFHRVLADIAADNVVLLSTHIVDDVESLCERLSILDQGRIVAEGTPASLAAELEDRLWSRVVPRGEPLPEDALHVSAKPAGSLVVVEASSRPDDHWEPQTPRLEDVYHAAIAHGSRPREARVA, via the coding sequence ATGCCACAGAAGAACGAAGGCCTTGAAGTCACCGGCCTGAACAAGACCTACCCGGGCGGCATCCGGGCGCTGGAAGACGTCGACCTCACCGTCGAGCCGGGACTGTACGGCCTGCTCGGCCCGAACGGCGCCGGCAAGAGCACGCTGATGCGAACCCTGGCTACCCTGCAGGCGCCGGACAGCGGCACGATCCTGCTCGACGGCGTCGACGTCCTGGCGGACCCGGACTACCTGCGGCGGCGGCTCGGCTACCTGCCGCAGCAGATCGGGACCTACCCGACGGTGACCGGCCGCCAGCTCCTGGACCGATTCGCCAACCTGAAGGGGCGCACGAACGCCTCCGAGCGGCGGCGCGAAGTAGCAGGACTCCTGGAACAGGTGAATCTCAGCCAGGACGCGGACCGGGCCGTTGCGACCTACTCCGGCGGCATGCTGCGCCGCTTCGGCATCGCGATCGCCCTCGCAGGCGACCCGCGCCTGCTGATCGTCGACGAACCGACTTCGGGCCTCGACCCGGCGGAACGGAGCCGCTTTCACCGGGTGCTGGCCGACATCGCGGCGGACAACGTCGTACTGCTGTCGACCCACATCGTCGACGACGTCGAGAGCCTGTGCGAACGGCTGTCCATCCTGGACCAGGGCCGGATCGTCGCCGAAGGAACGCCGGCGTCCCTGGCCGCGGAGCTCGAAGACCGCCTGTGGTCGCGCGTGGTTCCCCGCGGCGAGCCACTGCCGGAGGACGCCCTGCACGTCTCGGCGAAGCCCGCGGGCTCGCTGGTCGTCGTCGAGGCGTCTTCCCGCCCCGACGACCACTGGGAACCCCAGACGCCGCGCCTGGAGGACGTGTACCACGCCGCCATCGCGCACGGCAGCCGGCCGCGGGAAGCGAGGGTCGCGTGA
- a CDS encoding ABC transporter permease: MNNLRFVATQAWQEFRAGCRGPLLAIVFPGLIGYALIVILNADYMREMGATEVPRNSPHVIYLMMAGQAVWIFFVWAWLFGLNVVRDRNASLHEVVLSTPVSLPALLFGRYLGALALSTLLPVATAIGFWLVPALGALGIIPPDAVGPHPWFAMAHSLLLFTLPTAAGVGALFLCAAIWTRSIAGPFAVAAMLMLVWMVAMVVVRGGDASPAVATLLDASGFAEIEEQTNLMTPREKAVAVIELTPPLLVNRLIWTLPPLLLLAVVLRRVGREQLALEKAPATRRRRSQASGERAKAPPESVLPPGPEATPSWLRATWTEAAWHLKLSFRGWGTPLALAMMVATGVGGAFVHVVLHADGPLQPRSGLVERMTIEYFYLVIVFMVAAFVGVMARRDDRTGWSEISDATPAPVGTRVVGRALASLCLTVAFALTPLVAVWIVTGLALPGAFSLANPAPFFALLLAPALLEIAALVLLAHALIRHAGAAHAVSVICAFIIVVNHELAVTTYPPAEFGVPAHATVSEFAGWGPWVNHILTADLFKLAIVVVLFAVAWLAWPRGTALTVPLRWRTALGRIPSGAGVLAATGVVLAFGTHVVLYEQFVTLGGYQSEASETAEDAEWEKRWWPSATPFSTAGGEAVVDVDPAGRTATSRWRLDGVRATSGLLHGALPDGAEIQHATVDGEQAVVTVAFDQFSLELGDCGRTEEEGCTVELDLTVRDEGWADHGESRWLHESGVWLRAADVLPALGHDPDRLVRAPHDRELHGLPDDPAEANVHALSPAMGVAPAGDWRWTIRFASSEDADQSRQARTATAGQVSGPLDFAAAWWPRKPMEANVGGVTVYHGSMRSNDVEVVLNDVTEMRNCVAGLLGRAPAVGAVLQAPRELGETALHGGLLWLPEHEGWDVAADGFGHWRRRATLAAAFAARQLADESSLRKEPGEDWLRVGVSGWIGMECVRRADGRDAWLALHSRVSGQVIEAFGALDAPAISVEAAGDVPWIRHYTPLATAAWVESIGPAEAVAAIDEVIAAVRAGEALPEALAAAVGEGDARALLGPPASSDVLVAESERTVEIAGQRWLWRDGGWEPLTVPIHVTQRYEDGSDERHRIGPVPATAETEAPFTIIDAWPSFERSPTDNVWHGEGEGR, encoded by the coding sequence GTGAACAACCTGCGCTTCGTCGCCACCCAGGCGTGGCAGGAGTTCCGGGCCGGCTGCCGCGGGCCGCTGCTGGCGATCGTCTTCCCCGGGCTCATCGGCTATGCGCTCATCGTGATTCTCAACGCCGACTACATGCGCGAGATGGGCGCCACCGAGGTGCCGCGCAACAGCCCCCACGTGATCTACCTGATGATGGCCGGACAGGCCGTCTGGATCTTCTTCGTCTGGGCCTGGCTCTTCGGCCTGAACGTGGTCCGCGACCGGAACGCCAGCCTGCACGAGGTCGTCCTGTCGACACCCGTTTCCCTACCGGCCCTGCTCTTCGGCCGCTACCTGGGCGCCCTGGCTCTCTCGACCCTCCTTCCGGTCGCGACGGCCATCGGCTTCTGGCTGGTTCCGGCGCTCGGCGCCCTGGGGATCATCCCGCCGGACGCGGTGGGGCCGCACCCGTGGTTCGCGATGGCCCATTCGCTCCTGCTGTTTACTCTGCCGACCGCGGCTGGAGTCGGCGCGCTGTTCCTGTGCGCGGCGATCTGGACCCGAAGCATCGCCGGGCCCTTCGCGGTCGCGGCCATGCTGATGCTGGTCTGGATGGTGGCCATGGTCGTCGTTCGCGGCGGCGACGCCAGCCCGGCGGTCGCGACCCTGCTCGACGCCTCCGGCTTCGCCGAGATCGAGGAACAGACGAACCTGATGACGCCGCGCGAGAAGGCGGTCGCCGTCATCGAACTGACGCCGCCCCTGCTCGTCAACCGCCTGATCTGGACGCTGCCGCCGCTGCTCCTGTTGGCGGTCGTGCTGCGCCGCGTCGGCCGGGAACAACTGGCGCTCGAGAAGGCGCCGGCGACGCGCCGGCGAAGGTCGCAAGCGAGCGGGGAGCGAGCGAAAGCGCCGCCGGAGTCCGTTCTTCCCCCAGGCCCCGAGGCCACGCCGTCCTGGCTCAGGGCGACCTGGACCGAGGCGGCATGGCACCTGAAACTCTCGTTCCGGGGCTGGGGCACGCCGCTCGCCCTCGCCATGATGGTGGCGACGGGCGTCGGCGGCGCCTTCGTTCACGTCGTCCTTCACGCCGACGGTCCGCTGCAGCCCCGCTCCGGGTTGGTCGAGCGGATGACCATCGAGTACTTCTACCTCGTGATCGTCTTCATGGTGGCCGCCTTCGTCGGCGTCATGGCGCGCCGCGACGACCGCACCGGCTGGAGCGAGATCAGCGACGCGACCCCGGCGCCGGTCGGCACGCGCGTCGTCGGACGGGCGCTGGCGTCGCTCTGCCTGACGGTCGCCTTCGCCCTGACTCCCCTCGTGGCGGTGTGGATCGTGACCGGACTGGCGCTTCCCGGCGCCTTCAGCCTGGCCAATCCGGCCCCCTTCTTCGCCCTGCTGCTGGCGCCCGCGCTGCTGGAGATCGCCGCGCTCGTGCTGCTGGCGCATGCGCTGATCCGCCACGCGGGAGCGGCGCACGCCGTCTCGGTCATCTGCGCGTTCATCATCGTGGTCAACCACGAACTGGCCGTCACGACCTATCCGCCGGCGGAGTTCGGCGTGCCGGCGCACGCCACGGTGTCCGAGTTCGCCGGCTGGGGGCCCTGGGTGAACCACATTCTGACGGCAGACCTGTTCAAGCTGGCCATCGTGGTGGTTCTCTTTGCCGTGGCGTGGTTGGCGTGGCCGCGAGGCACCGCGCTCACCGTGCCGCTGCGCTGGCGAACCGCTCTCGGTCGGATTCCGAGTGGAGCGGGAGTGCTGGCGGCGACCGGCGTCGTCCTGGCCTTCGGAACCCACGTCGTGCTGTACGAGCAGTTCGTCACCCTGGGCGGTTATCAGTCCGAAGCCAGCGAGACGGCGGAAGACGCGGAGTGGGAGAAGCGCTGGTGGCCGTCGGCGACCCCGTTCTCGACCGCCGGCGGCGAGGCGGTCGTCGATGTCGATCCCGCGGGACGCACAGCCACCTCCCGGTGGCGCCTGGACGGCGTCCGCGCCACGTCGGGCCTTCTTCATGGAGCGCTTCCGGACGGCGCGGAGATCCAGCACGCGACCGTGGACGGCGAACAGGCGGTGGTGACGGTCGCCTTCGATCAGTTCTCGCTCGAACTCGGCGATTGCGGCCGGACCGAAGAAGAGGGCTGTACCGTGGAGCTCGACCTGACCGTCCGCGACGAGGGCTGGGCGGACCACGGCGAGAGCAGGTGGCTGCACGAATCGGGCGTCTGGCTGCGCGCGGCCGACGTTCTGCCGGCGCTCGGTCACGATCCCGACCGGCTGGTGCGTGCTCCGCACGATCGCGAGCTCCACGGTCTGCCGGACGATCCCGCCGAGGCCAACGTCCACGCGTTGTCGCCCGCCATGGGAGTCGCCCCCGCGGGAGACTGGCGCTGGACGATTCGCTTCGCCTCGAGCGAAGACGCGGACCAGTCGCGGCAGGCGCGGACCGCGACCGCGGGTCAAGTCAGCGGTCCTCTCGATTTCGCTGCCGCCTGGTGGCCGCGAAAGCCCATGGAAGCGAACGTGGGAGGCGTCACCGTGTACCACGGTTCGATGCGTTCGAACGACGTCGAGGTCGTCCTGAACGACGTGACCGAGATGCGGAACTGCGTGGCCGGCCTGCTCGGAAGGGCGCCGGCCGTCGGCGCCGTGCTCCAGGCGCCCCGCGAACTGGGAGAGACCGCGCTCCACGGCGGACTGCTGTGGCTGCCGGAGCACGAGGGATGGGACGTCGCCGCCGACGGTTTCGGCCACTGGCGACGACGGGCAACGCTCGCCGCCGCCTTTGCGGCGCGTCAGCTCGCGGACGAATCCAGTCTCCGCAAGGAGCCCGGCGAGGACTGGCTACGTGTCGGCGTGTCGGGCTGGATCGGCATGGAGTGTGTGCGCCGCGCGGACGGCAGGGACGCCTGGCTGGCGCTGCACTCCCGGGTCAGTGGTCAGGTCATCGAGGCCTTCGGCGCGCTCGATGCGCCCGCGATCAGTGTCGAAGCCGCGGGCGACGTGCCGTGGATTCGTCACTACACGCCTTTGGCCACGGCGGCATGGGTCGAGTCCATCGGCCCGGCCGAAGCAGTCGCGGCCATCGACGAAGTGATCGCCGCGGTCCGCGCTGGCGAAGCGCTGCCCGAAGCCCTGGCGGCCGCGGTCGGCGAAGGCGACGCCCGTGCGCTGCTCGGACCGCCGGCGTCGTCCGACGTGCTGGTCGCGGAGTCCGAGCGCACGGTCGAGATCGCGGGTCAGCGCTGGCTGTGGCGGGACGGCGGTTGGGAACCGCTCACCGTGCCCATCCACGTGACCCAGCGCTACGAGGACGGCAGCGACGAGCGCCACCGGATCGGACCGGTGCCCGCGACCGCGGAGACCGAAGCGCCCTTCACGATCATCGACGCCTGGCCGTCGTTCGAGCGTTCGCCGACCGACAACGTCTGGCACGGAGAAGGAGAAGGACGATGA
- a CDS encoding ABC transporter ATP-binding protein: MTESQESNSGATPLLEARGLTKDYGDTRALDSLDLAIAPGEVYCLLGPNGAGKTTTINLFLGFVAPSAGQALVSGLDVSTHDRESKRRLAYIPEQVMLYRNLSGIENLEYFAALGGQGSLGRKRLIEILGEAGLDAEAAGRRVSTYSKGMRQKVGIAIAIAKEADALLLDEPTSGLDPTASSEFSALVERLRNRGVAVLMATHDLFRAKDTGTRVGIMHYGRLVTELSTAEIGHADLERIYLEHVSDNGGRR, from the coding sequence ATGACCGAATCGCAAGAGTCGAACAGTGGGGCCACGCCCCTTCTCGAAGCCCGCGGACTGACCAAGGACTACGGCGACACGCGAGCCCTTGACTCCCTGGACCTGGCGATCGCGCCCGGCGAGGTCTACTGCCTCCTGGGCCCCAACGGCGCGGGGAAGACCACGACGATCAACCTCTTCCTCGGCTTCGTGGCGCCCTCGGCGGGCCAGGCCCTCGTGTCGGGGCTCGACGTGTCCACTCACGACCGCGAGTCCAAACGCCGGCTCGCCTACATCCCCGAACAGGTGATGCTGTATCGCAACCTCAGCGGGATCGAGAACCTGGAGTACTTCGCCGCGTTGGGCGGACAGGGATCGCTGGGGCGGAAGCGACTCATCGAGATCCTCGGCGAAGCCGGCCTGGACGCCGAGGCGGCCGGGCGACGGGTCTCCACCTACTCCAAGGGCATGCGCCAGAAGGTCGGCATCGCGATCGCCATCGCCAAGGAAGCCGACGCGCTGCTGCTGGACGAACCGACGTCCGGTCTCGACCCCACGGCCTCGAGCGAGTTCTCGGCGCTCGTCGAGCGGCTCAGGAATCGCGGCGTCGCCGTGCTGATGGCGACTCACGACCTGTTTCGCGCAAAGGACACCGGCACCCGAGTGGGCATCATGCACTACGGACGCCTGGTCACGGAGCTGAGCACCGCCGAGATCGGCCATGCCGATCTCGAGCGCATCTACCTCGAACACGTAAGCGACAACGGGGGACGGCGATGA